One window of Triticum dicoccoides isolate Atlit2015 ecotype Zavitan chromosome 5A, WEW_v2.0, whole genome shotgun sequence genomic DNA carries:
- the LOC119299981 gene encoding probable prefoldin subunit 3 yields the protein MAAATSSSAVAVSTPQGVAERRGIPAASFVEDVETYLRQAGLEVNSALAFLQERLQQYKMVEMKLLAQQRELQAKIPDIEKCLDIVATLKAKKALGEALIADFELSEGIYSRAKIEDSDSVCLWLGANVMLEYSCDEANELLKSNLENARASLEVLVGDLHFLRDQQTITQVTIARIFNWDVHQRRSKQSVMKET from the exons atggcgGCGGCCACCTCCTCGTCGGCGGTGGCGGTATCTACGCCGCAGGGAGTGGCGGAGCGGCGGGGAATCCCGGCGGCGTCCTTCGTCGAGGATGTCGAGACCTACCTCCGGCAGGCCGGGCTCGAGGTCAACTCCGCCCtcgccttcctccaagaaag GCTGCAGCAGTACAAAATGGTGGAGATGAAACTTTTAGCACAACAAAGAGAACTtcag GCGAAAATTCCTGATATAGAAAAATGCTTGGATATTGTTGCGACATTGAAAGCTAAAAAAGCTTTGGGCGAG GCACTCATAGCTGATTTTGAATTATCTGAGGGAATCTATTCGCGTGCTAAAATCGAGGACTCTGACTCAGTGTGCCTATGGTTGGGTGCAAATGTGATGCTGGAATACTCCTGTGACGAG GCCAATGAGCTCTTGAAAAGTAACTTGGAAAATGCGAGGGCCAGTTTAGAAGTCCTTGTTGGCGATCTTCATTTCTTACGGGACCAGCAGACGATAACTCAG GTTACAATTGCTCGGATATTTAACTGGGACGTGCACCAGCGGAGAAGCAAGCAGTCTGTTATGAAAGAAACATGA